In Holophagales bacterium, one DNA window encodes the following:
- the pilQ gene encoding type IV pilus secretin PilQ, translating into MGDDVMFGNGSTRLRLVSVGAACCLALLVGCAAAGPPKVAGAPAPAARAAAPVAQAPTEVSTLVVREGAPGLQVDLQASGPLVWTSYRDAAGRLVIELPNTRPAPGVGDWSSPTGLLARLAVELDTSSDRPLTRLVAETRGEAEHSLTGEAGRLRLELTPVVTTPILAAEPLPQETAPAAAQPVAVDESSAKAAALGTPENPLLGPAPSGATATRLSAVEILPDPQGSVVRLEGDGEFAYSAFRLSSPDRFVIDLAGVVNATRKSQVPVGDGVLDRARVSQFKAQPQPVSRVVFDLHGPTPATIERTAQGLMVRFDHGQPSGTASTMVEDLAAPPPTRQAPAPTQSAVVAEAAPAPAPVAESPAAPPPTVVAEQAVATAPAPEPEPAAAVSRDGGSDVAGAVAPAPAPAFAVADAQPLPTAPPAAPLAPAPAPKLEPVELFEAADVPAPEQPAASVTRTEIQAFEPKTVGGQRKQYVGEPVSLSLKDADIRDVLRSFAQISGLNVVVQPGIRGTVTVELENVPWDQALDQILKINGLGYELDGNIMRIAPLQTLRSEAQENAQLATEQQKAIPLRTVLKRLSYSEAGDMARILRGGTGMMSQRGTIQTDLRTNTLIIKELPAYMDTVLAVIETLDIPEPQVMIEARIIETTKQFGRTLGVAWGFNGIADAAHGNTTGLIFPNNVDVKGSTNLLTGGNNGFLDITLGNVLDTFKLNAVLQAAENEGLINVLSAPRITTLNNVVAEIQSGLQIPIQTVANNTVTVQFVNATLRLSVVPHVTAEGTVMLTINVQKREPQQAFAVVGAPNAPIATKEATTTVVVRDGATTVIGGIYKVSTSQGEDRVPALSNIPFLGHLFKNKRRSDSNEELLIFITPRVVKL; encoded by the coding sequence TGGGTGATGACGTGATGTTTGGCAACGGGTCCACGAGGCTCCGGCTGGTCTCGGTCGGGGCGGCGTGTTGCCTGGCCCTGCTCGTCGGCTGCGCCGCCGCGGGTCCGCCGAAGGTTGCCGGCGCCCCGGCGCCTGCCGCGAGGGCGGCGGCCCCGGTGGCTCAGGCGCCGACGGAGGTCTCGACCCTGGTCGTGCGCGAGGGCGCTCCAGGTCTCCAGGTGGATCTGCAGGCGTCCGGTCCGCTCGTCTGGACCAGCTATCGAGACGCGGCGGGCCGATTGGTGATCGAGCTCCCGAACACGCGTCCGGCTCCCGGCGTCGGAGACTGGAGCTCCCCGACCGGCCTTCTGGCCCGGCTCGCCGTCGAGCTCGACACGAGCTCGGATCGACCGCTGACTCGCCTCGTGGCGGAGACGCGGGGCGAAGCGGAGCACTCGCTGACCGGCGAGGCTGGCCGGTTGCGCCTCGAGCTGACGCCGGTGGTCACGACCCCGATCCTCGCCGCCGAGCCGCTCCCGCAAGAGACGGCTCCCGCAGCGGCTCAGCCGGTGGCGGTCGACGAGTCTTCCGCCAAGGCGGCAGCTCTCGGCACGCCAGAGAATCCCCTGCTCGGCCCGGCGCCCTCGGGAGCGACCGCGACGCGCCTCAGCGCCGTCGAGATCCTTCCCGACCCGCAGGGCAGCGTCGTCCGCCTCGAGGGAGACGGCGAGTTCGCGTACTCGGCCTTCCGTCTGTCCAGCCCGGACCGCTTCGTGATCGACCTTGCCGGCGTCGTCAACGCGACGCGGAAGAGTCAGGTTCCGGTGGGTGACGGTGTCCTCGATCGCGCCCGGGTCTCCCAGTTCAAGGCGCAGCCTCAGCCGGTTTCGCGCGTCGTCTTCGACCTTCACGGGCCGACGCCGGCGACGATCGAGCGGACCGCCCAGGGCCTGATGGTGCGTTTCGACCACGGGCAGCCGTCGGGGACCGCCTCGACGATGGTCGAGGACCTGGCCGCGCCGCCGCCCACCCGGCAGGCGCCAGCGCCGACACAGAGCGCCGTGGTCGCGGAGGCCGCGCCGGCCCCGGCTCCAGTCGCCGAGTCCCCGGCCGCGCCGCCGCCGACCGTCGTTGCCGAGCAGGCCGTCGCGACCGCGCCGGCGCCGGAGCCCGAGCCCGCCGCCGCGGTCTCGCGCGACGGTGGTTCGGATGTCGCGGGAGCGGTCGCCCCGGCTCCGGCCCCGGCCTTCGCCGTGGCCGACGCTCAACCCCTGCCGACAGCGCCGCCGGCGGCGCCGCTCGCGCCCGCACCGGCTCCCAAGCTCGAGCCAGTCGAGCTCTTCGAGGCGGCCGACGTGCCCGCCCCCGAGCAGCCGGCCGCTTCGGTCACCCGCACCGAGATCCAGGCCTTCGAGCCGAAGACGGTGGGTGGCCAGCGCAAGCAGTACGTCGGCGAGCCGGTCAGTCTCAGCCTCAAGGACGCCGACATCCGCGACGTGCTTCGCTCCTTCGCCCAGATCAGCGGCCTCAACGTCGTCGTCCAGCCGGGCATCCGCGGCACGGTCACGGTCGAGCTCGAGAACGTGCCCTGGGACCAGGCGCTCGACCAGATCCTCAAGATCAACGGTCTCGGCTACGAGCTCGACGGCAACATCATGCGCATCGCGCCTCTGCAGACGCTGCGCAGCGAAGCCCAGGAGAACGCCCAGCTGGCGACCGAGCAGCAGAAGGCGATCCCCCTCCGCACCGTCCTCAAGCGGCTGAGCTACTCGGAGGCGGGCGACATGGCGCGCATCCTCCGCGGCGGCACCGGAATGATGAGCCAGCGCGGGACGATCCAGACCGACCTGCGCACCAACACGCTGATCATCAAGGAGCTGCCGGCCTACATGGACACGGTGCTGGCGGTGATCGAGACGCTCGACATCCCCGAGCCGCAGGTGATGATCGAGGCGCGGATCATCGAGACGACCAAGCAGTTCGGCCGCACCCTGGGCGTCGCCTGGGGGTTCAACGGAATCGCCGACGCTGCCCATGGCAACACCACCGGCCTGATCTTCCCGAACAACGTGGACGTCAAGGGGAGCACCAACCTGCTCACCGGCGGGAACAACGGGTTCCTCGACATCACGCTCGGCAACGTGCTCGACACGTTCAAGCTGAATGCCGTGCTGCAGGCCGCCGAGAACGAGGGACTGATCAACGTCCTCTCGGCGCCGCGCATCACGACCTTGAACAACGTCGTCGCCGAGATCCAGAGCGGTCTGCAGATACCGATCCAGACGGTGGCGAACAACACCGTGACGGTGCAGTTCGTCAACGCGACGTTGCGGCTCTCCGTCGTGCCGCACGTCACCGCCGAAGGCACGGTGATGCTGACCATCAACGTGCAGAAGCGCGAGCCGCAGCAGGCCTTCGCCGTGGTCGGTGCGCCGAACGCGCCGATCGCGACCAAGGAGGCCACGACGACGGTGGTGGTTCGTGACGGTGCCACGACGGTCATCGGCGGCATCTACAAGGTCTCGACCAGCCAGGGCGAAGATCGCGTGCCGGCGCTCTCGAACATCCCCTTCCTCGGTCATCTGTTCAAGAACAAGCGGCGTTCCGATTCGAACGAAGAGCTGCTGATCTTCATCACCCCGCGGGTCGTCAAGCTGTGA
- a CDS encoding IPT/TIG domain-containing protein, with translation MRTISRLGATLIVLALAAGCSTDKPSTPTAPPAQPVTPAPAATGVTLAITVNPSQIEAGSTDPAVVTVTGQRNDTGGPLPERSKITLTTTLGAFGSQTGGTSVVLELLSGSAQAVLFPGTAIGTASLRAEYDPAAQTTVSGLAAGVASGSLRIVEETPFVVTSVSPNLGTPDGGETVQVFGGGFEQPVRVFFDGDLAAVVQSVSSTRITVTAPRLPDSRRPATGSVRTVAVTVNNAVGTVRAASDTLPNAYNYAFNSGILQPTILSVTPASGPNEGGTEVVITGDGFESPLKVEFGKGTAALPWVEAQVTSVSRTRLVVRSPAATGFGQGNLNALVDIKVTNLTSGRNGSLVNAFKYGVSVIITSLGPGQGPYFGGTLVTLNGQGFDEPVAVSLANVAQQVISVSGTQIVVRTVPVQVTNCTITGATNTVPSRVTNIETGDSATGPTFAYTVQRPIIFGVNPAGGTQNGGTTVTISGSQFRSPVAVEFVKGDVWAAAVQGLSGCDSDGYCTTVTVTSPSVPNSTLGTEPCDDNGDGTQGTRYLPTPFSIRVRNLETGCTSDSFANGYTYQPSDNSCRNDSAPATATPAPTPPVASFTHFVVSGFTVQFNNTSTGNPTTYEWDFTNDGSIDSTAQSPQHTFPGVGTYATRLRVTNTGGSSEVVNSVVLTP, from the coding sequence ATGCGTACGATTTCACGCCTCGGCGCGACGCTCATCGTTCTCGCCCTCGCCGCGGGCTGCAGCACCGACAAGCCGAGTACGCCCACGGCGCCACCCGCTCAGCCGGTGACCCCGGCCCCGGCGGCCACCGGCGTTACCCTCGCCATCACGGTCAATCCGAGCCAGATCGAGGCCGGAAGCACCGATCCGGCGGTGGTCACGGTCACCGGTCAGCGCAACGACACGGGTGGACCGCTGCCGGAGCGCTCGAAGATCACGCTCACCACGACCCTCGGCGCCTTCGGCAGCCAGACCGGCGGGACCTCGGTCGTTCTCGAGCTCCTCTCGGGCAGCGCGCAGGCTGTGCTCTTCCCCGGAACGGCGATCGGTACCGCCAGCCTGCGGGCCGAGTACGATCCGGCCGCCCAGACGACCGTCAGCGGCTTGGCCGCGGGCGTCGCCTCCGGTTCGCTGCGCATCGTCGAGGAAACGCCCTTCGTCGTCACCTCGGTCAGCCCGAATCTGGGCACGCCGGACGGCGGCGAGACGGTCCAGGTCTTCGGCGGCGGATTCGAGCAGCCGGTGCGCGTCTTCTTCGACGGCGACCTCGCGGCCGTCGTCCAGAGTGTCTCGAGCACGCGCATCACGGTGACGGCACCGCGACTGCCCGATAGCCGTCGACCGGCGACCGGTTCCGTTCGGACGGTTGCGGTCACGGTCAACAACGCCGTCGGCACGGTGCGGGCGGCGAGCGACACGCTGCCGAACGCGTACAACTACGCCTTCAACTCCGGCATCCTGCAGCCCACCATCCTCTCCGTCACGCCGGCATCCGGCCCGAACGAGGGCGGGACCGAGGTCGTCATCACCGGCGACGGGTTCGAGAGCCCGCTGAAGGTGGAGTTCGGCAAGGGCACGGCGGCTCTCCCGTGGGTCGAGGCGCAGGTCACCTCGGTGTCGCGGACCCGGTTGGTGGTCCGTTCGCCGGCGGCGACCGGCTTCGGCCAGGGCAACCTCAACGCCCTGGTCGACATCAAGGTCACGAACCTCACCAGCGGTCGCAACGGATCCCTGGTCAACGCCTTCAAGTACGGGGTGAGCGTCATCATCACCTCGCTCGGACCGGGTCAGGGACCGTACTTCGGCGGCACGCTGGTCACCCTCAACGGGCAAGGGTTCGACGAGCCCGTTGCCGTCAGCCTGGCGAACGTGGCCCAGCAGGTCATCTCCGTCAGCGGCACGCAGATCGTCGTGCGGACGGTTCCGGTGCAGGTCACCAACTGCACCATCACCGGAGCGACCAACACGGTGCCGTCGCGCGTGACGAATATCGAGACGGGGGATTCGGCGACCGGGCCGACCTTCGCCTACACCGTCCAGCGGCCGATCATCTTCGGGGTCAACCCGGCCGGCGGCACGCAGAACGGCGGAACGACCGTGACCATTAGCGGCTCGCAGTTCCGCAGCCCGGTCGCCGTCGAGTTCGTCAAGGGCGACGTCTGGGCCGCTGCCGTTCAGGGGCTCTCGGGTTGCGACAGCGACGGCTACTGCACGACGGTGACCGTCACCTCGCCGTCCGTCCCGAACTCGACGCTCGGCACCGAGCCCTGCGACGACAACGGCGACGGGACGCAGGGAACGCGTTATCTCCCGACCCCCTTCTCGATTCGGGTCCGCAACCTCGAAACCGGTTGTACCTCCGACTCGTTCGCCAACGGCTACACCTATCAGCCGAGCGACAACAGTTGCCGGAACGACTCGGCTCCGGCGACGGCGACGCCAGCGCCGACTCCGCCCGTCGCGAGTTTCACGCACTTCGTAGTGTCCGGGTTCACGGTCCAGTTCAACAACACCTCGACCGGGAATCCCACCACCTACGAGTGGGACTTCACCAACGATGGGTCGATCGACTCGACCGCTCAGAGCCCGCAACACACATTCCCGGGTGTCGGAACCTACGCGACGCGTCTCCGCGTGACGAACACGGGTGGGTCGAGCGAGGTCGTCAACTCGGTCGTCCTGACCCCGTAG
- a CDS encoding PKD domain-containing protein, producing MDTDSAGVARATLQGDGRVGTAKITATSGSAEAVTAEVKVGSFPVSISLQASPSTVAESGDSVDLLVLVRDDQGQPLAEAPVNFSTQKGTLDSGGAFLSTNSRGEARDVLTLTAADLQTVAGDTFQIKAESAGSGGTAISQSFTLSIQRKPKASFTVSRSGLTVVFTDTSTGSPTNWFWEFGDAGNNVSRQQSPTFTYPAPGTYLVRLTAANATGSSEATQFVAVTGN from the coding sequence ATCGACACCGACTCGGCCGGCGTGGCGCGTGCCACCCTTCAGGGCGACGGCCGGGTCGGGACGGCCAAGATCACCGCCACCTCGGGCTCGGCCGAAGCCGTGACCGCCGAGGTCAAGGTCGGGTCGTTCCCGGTGTCGATCAGCCTGCAGGCGTCACCCTCGACGGTGGCCGAGAGCGGCGACAGCGTCGACCTGCTCGTCCTGGTGCGCGACGACCAGGGCCAGCCGCTGGCCGAGGCCCCGGTGAACTTCAGCACCCAGAAGGGGACGCTCGATTCCGGCGGCGCCTTCCTGTCGACCAACTCGCGAGGCGAGGCGCGCGACGTCCTGACCTTGACCGCCGCCGACTTGCAGACGGTCGCCGGCGACACCTTCCAGATCAAGGCGGAGAGCGCGGGCTCCGGCGGCACGGCGATCAGCCAGAGCTTCACCCTGAGCATCCAGCGCAAGCCGAAGGCGAGCTTCACGGTCTCGCGCAGTGGCCTGACGGTGGTGTTCACCGACACCTCGACGGGCAGCCCGACGAACTGGTTCTGGGAGTTCGGCGACGCCGGCAACAACGTGAGCCGCCAGCAGAGTCCGACCTTCACCTACCCGGCGCCGGGGACCTATCTGGTGCGTCTGACCGCGGCGAACGCGACGGGTTCGAGCGAGGCCACCCAGTTCGTGGCGGTGACCGGCAACTGA
- a CDS encoding tetratricopeptide repeat protein — MPEPVSEDGRLEALRLRWERDPGSRIFLQLAEEYRRHGKLSEAVRTLEKGLATQPGYLSARVALGRCRLELGDAPGACTVLETVLAADPTQLVANKLLIEAYVRTARPDKARDRLDLYLLLNESDPEIGDLERRVLALEKTPPPQDALGAAGREAGAGAPAPVAGKETKAPDAAQEVRPTMPVPRAAGEAARSTPAAPLALPTPTLGALDLAAVPLPARARRIGSRGASELPNPFPMLPRSGDRIRLVRSLAAEGIFRQTIGMAQAVESAERLDPMPRLQHWTDEAWPHAPVEEPQALFAEPLSERSERPVEPAVGAADFYAQPAAATETPAEETAVEPPADRTPLARAEPESPQIEDPAPVAEPSVVATGAPPPSPWWKIPAPPVETQEPPVEAEPPLPPENADVEGATEDVAPAAFAFEAPEAPIAASSSEPVGQRLEAVEPVDPAPVPPRGGRSISSADATATLAELYLQQGHIDEAEKSFRSVLARDPGNLQAAAGLDEVSRRRRQIGARTAAQPVPLGLTARKIRALQGYLERIREGARRHVS; from the coding sequence TTGCCTGAGCCCGTGTCAGAAGACGGTCGCCTGGAAGCACTCAGGCTGAGATGGGAGCGCGATCCGGGATCGCGCATCTTCCTCCAACTCGCCGAAGAGTACCGGCGGCACGGCAAGCTCTCCGAGGCGGTGCGGACGCTCGAGAAAGGCCTGGCCACGCAGCCGGGCTACCTCTCGGCGCGCGTCGCCCTCGGCCGCTGCCGGCTCGAGCTCGGCGACGCTCCCGGTGCCTGCACGGTGCTCGAGACCGTGCTGGCCGCCGATCCGACCCAACTGGTGGCGAACAAGCTCCTGATCGAGGCCTACGTTCGGACGGCACGTCCGGACAAGGCACGCGACCGCCTGGACCTCTACCTCCTGCTCAACGAGAGCGACCCGGAGATCGGCGACCTCGAGCGTCGTGTGCTCGCGCTCGAGAAGACGCCACCGCCCCAGGACGCTCTCGGCGCGGCGGGCCGGGAAGCCGGCGCGGGAGCGCCCGCCCCGGTGGCGGGGAAGGAGACGAAGGCCCCGGACGCGGCGCAGGAAGTCCGTCCCACGATGCCGGTGCCTCGCGCTGCCGGCGAGGCGGCGCGAAGCACGCCCGCCGCTCCGCTCGCGCTGCCGACCCCGACGCTCGGTGCGCTCGACCTCGCCGCCGTGCCGTTGCCGGCGCGTGCGCGTCGCATCGGCTCGCGCGGCGCGAGCGAGCTTCCCAACCCGTTCCCGATGCTCCCTCGGTCGGGGGACCGAATCCGGCTCGTGCGATCGCTCGCTGCCGAAGGGATCTTCCGGCAGACGATCGGCATGGCGCAGGCCGTCGAATCCGCCGAGCGCCTCGACCCGATGCCACGGCTCCAGCACTGGACGGACGAGGCGTGGCCGCACGCTCCCGTGGAGGAGCCGCAGGCGCTATTCGCAGAGCCCCTGAGCGAGCGCTCCGAACGTCCCGTCGAGCCCGCTGTCGGCGCGGCGGATTTCTACGCCCAGCCGGCCGCTGCGACCGAGACCCCGGCCGAAGAGACCGCTGTCGAGCCGCCTGCCGATCGCACGCCGCTCGCGCGAGCCGAGCCCGAATCCCCGCAGATCGAAGACCCAGCTCCGGTCGCGGAGCCCTCGGTCGTGGCGACGGGCGCGCCGCCGCCCAGCCCGTGGTGGAAGATCCCGGCGCCTCCCGTGGAGACGCAGGAGCCTCCGGTGGAGGCCGAGCCCCCGCTTCCGCCGGAGAACGCCGACGTCGAGGGGGCGACCGAGGATGTCGCGCCGGCCGCCTTCGCGTTCGAAGCTCCCGAGGCGCCGATCGCGGCGTCGTCCAGCGAGCCCGTGGGCCAGCGGCTCGAAGCGGTTGAGCCGGTCGACCCGGCGCCCGTGCCGCCGCGGGGTGGGCGATCGATCTCCTCGGCGGACGCCACGGCGACGCTCGCCGAGCTCTATCTCCAGCAGGGCCACATCGACGAGGCGGAGAAGTCGTTCCGCTCGGTGCTCGCACGCGATCCCGGGAACCTGCAGGCCGCCGCGGGACTCGACGAGGTCAGCCGGCGCCGACGCCAGATCGGTGCCCGCACCGCCGCACAGCCGGTGCCGCTGGGTTTGACAGCTCGGAAGATCCGCGCTCTCCAGGGCTACCTCGAGCGCATCCGGGAGGGAGCGAGACGGCATGTTTCTTGA
- a CDS encoding roadblock/LC7 domain-containing protein, protein MFLERLSAIQGRIDGAIALSLVDRDGIPVESVNSSPDLDLEVLAAEMLAQVRLVSDHNRELAVGDVEQFSVTTDKICILVSSVAKEYYLLAVLTPDGNYGRARFELKRARLQFETDLI, encoded by the coding sequence ATGTTTCTTGAGCGACTGAGTGCCATTCAGGGGCGGATCGACGGTGCGATCGCCCTGTCGCTGGTCGATCGGGACGGCATCCCCGTCGAGTCGGTCAATTCGTCGCCCGACCTCGACCTGGAGGTCCTGGCCGCGGAGATGCTCGCTCAGGTGCGGCTCGTCTCGGACCACAACCGGGAGCTCGCGGTCGGCGACGTCGAGCAGTTCTCGGTGACCACCGACAAGATCTGCATCCTGGTGAGCTCGGTGGCCAAGGAGTACTACCTGCTGGCGGTGCTCACGCCCGATGGCAACTACGGCCGAGCGCGATTCGAGCTCAAGCGCGCCCGACTGCAGTTCGAGACCGACCTCATCTGA
- the accB gene encoding acetyl-CoA carboxylase biotin carboxyl carrier protein — protein MTFDQIKELVELVAARNLQELEVERSGFRLRIGGHAAPVTIAPGAFVAAPAPLPGAASAPSPVAPAAAPPTPAGPAPHVVNSPIVGTFYAAPSPDADPFVRVGDRVRKGQVLCIVEAMKLMNEIESDVDGEVVEIHPKNGQPVEFGEPLFAVRVG, from the coding sequence TTGACCTTCGACCAGATCAAGGAGCTCGTCGAGCTCGTCGCCGCGCGGAATCTGCAGGAGCTCGAAGTCGAGCGGTCGGGATTCCGGCTGCGCATCGGCGGACATGCCGCGCCGGTGACGATCGCCCCGGGAGCGTTCGTCGCCGCGCCGGCGCCATTGCCTGGCGCCGCATCCGCTCCGTCCCCTGTCGCCCCGGCGGCTGCGCCGCCGACCCCCGCCGGCCCCGCCCCTCACGTCGTCAATTCGCCGATCGTCGGGACCTTCTATGCGGCGCCGAGTCCCGACGCCGATCCGTTCGTCCGTGTCGGCGACCGGGTGCGCAAGGGCCAGGTGCTCTGCATCGTCGAGGCGATGAAACTGATGAACGAGATCGAGTCGGACGTCGACGGCGAAGTGGTCGAGATCCACCCGAAGAACGGCCAGCCGGTGGAGTTCGGCGAGCCGCTCTTTGCCGTGCGCGTCGGCTGA
- the accC gene encoding acetyl-CoA carboxylase biotin carboxylase subunit: protein MFRKVLIANRGEIALRIIHACRELGIATVAVYSTADRDSLHVTYADEDVCIGPPPSSASYLNISAIISAAEITGADAIHPGYGFLAENAHFAEVLQECRLAWIGPRPETIRLMGDKARARQTAKACGVPVLPGSGEALQDAEEARRLAAGVGFPVILKAAAGGGGRGMRIVHQEKDLESQFVTASNEAAKAFGDGSIYLEKYLVAPRHIEFQVFGDRHGRVIHLGERECSIQRRHQKLIEESPSPALTPALREEMGAAAIRLCEEVGYENAGTIEFLLDADGSFYFMEMNTRIQVEHPVTEMVTGVDLVKLQLEVAAGERMHVASGLKPRGHAIECRINAEDPDTFAPSPGRLTTLHLPGGPGVRVDTHAYEDYLIPPNYDSLVAKLIVHGRDRREAIARMARSLDFMVVEGIKTSIPLHRRILRDPVFGDGALSTRFLEQMLEREETARRAHLPESRSL from the coding sequence ATGTTCCGCAAGGTCCTCATCGCCAACCGCGGCGAGATCGCTCTCCGCATCATCCACGCCTGCCGCGAGCTCGGCATCGCCACGGTGGCCGTCTACAGCACCGCCGATCGCGACTCGCTGCACGTCACCTACGCCGACGAGGACGTCTGCATCGGGCCCCCGCCGTCGTCGGCGAGCTATCTCAACATCTCGGCGATCATCTCGGCCGCGGAGATCACCGGTGCCGACGCGATCCATCCTGGATACGGCTTCCTCGCCGAGAACGCGCACTTCGCCGAGGTGCTCCAGGAGTGCCGCCTGGCCTGGATCGGTCCGCGGCCCGAGACGATCCGGCTGATGGGCGACAAGGCACGCGCCCGCCAGACGGCGAAGGCTTGCGGTGTCCCCGTCCTGCCCGGCAGCGGCGAGGCGCTGCAGGACGCCGAGGAGGCGCGCCGTCTCGCCGCGGGCGTCGGTTTCCCGGTGATCCTCAAGGCCGCGGCCGGTGGCGGTGGGCGCGGCATGCGCATCGTCCATCAGGAGAAGGACCTCGAGAGCCAGTTCGTCACTGCCAGCAACGAAGCGGCGAAGGCGTTCGGCGACGGATCGATCTATCTCGAGAAGTACCTCGTCGCGCCGCGCCACATCGAGTTCCAGGTCTTCGGCGACCGCCATGGCCGGGTGATCCATCTCGGCGAGCGCGAGTGCTCGATCCAGCGCCGGCACCAGAAGCTGATCGAGGAGTCTCCCTCTCCGGCGCTGACCCCGGCGCTGCGCGAGGAGATGGGCGCGGCGGCGATCCGGCTCTGCGAGGAGGTCGGCTACGAGAACGCCGGAACCATCGAGTTCCTGCTGGATGCCGACGGCAGCTTCTATTTCATGGAGATGAACACCCGGATCCAGGTCGAGCACCCGGTCACCGAAATGGTCACCGGCGTCGATCTGGTGAAGCTCCAGCTCGAAGTCGCGGCCGGCGAACGGATGCACGTGGCGAGCGGACTCAAGCCGCGCGGCCACGCCATCGAGTGCCGGATCAACGCCGAGGACCCGGACACCTTCGCCCCCAGCCCGGGCAGGCTCACGACGCTTCACCTGCCCGGCGGTCCTGGCGTGCGGGTCGACACGCACGCCTACGAGGACTACCTGATCCCGCCGAACTACGACAGCCTGGTCGCCAAGCTGATCGTCCACGGGCGTGACCGGCGCGAGGCGATCGCCCGGATGGCGCGCTCGCTCGACTTCATGGTGGTCGAAGGGATCAAGACCTCGATTCCGCTGCATCGCCGGATCCTGCGGGACCCGGTCTTCGGCGACGGTGCGCTGTCGACGCGCTTCCTCGAGCAGATGCTGGAGCGCGAGGAGACGGCGCGGCGCGCTCATCTCCCCGAGTCGCGGTCGCTTTGA
- a CDS encoding shikimate kinase, whose protein sequence is MRVYLTGFMGSGKTSVGESLARNLGMPFVDLDRAIEIAAGATVREIFERQGETEFRRMEREALAGTLALEDAVIATGGGTLTFAENAELVAGAGLSVWLNVPFAVIVSRLGVDGRPDRPLFRDETQAFALYRERLAAYQRADIRLDIGADEQVDEVAARLALRLGKSLSCAT, encoded by the coding sequence ATGCGCGTCTATCTGACCGGCTTCATGGGATCGGGCAAGACCTCGGTCGGCGAGAGTCTGGCGCGGAACCTCGGGATGCCCTTCGTCGACCTCGACCGCGCGATCGAGATCGCCGCCGGCGCCACGGTGCGCGAGATCTTCGAGCGACAGGGCGAGACCGAGTTCCGCCGCATGGAACGCGAAGCGCTCGCCGGCACGCTCGCTCTGGAAGATGCCGTGATCGCCACCGGCGGGGGAACGCTCACCTTCGCCGAGAACGCCGAGCTGGTGGCCGGGGCCGGGCTCTCGGTCTGGTTGAACGTGCCGTTCGCGGTGATCGTCTCGCGTCTCGGTGTCGACGGCAGGCCGGACCGCCCGCTCTTCCGCGACGAGACGCAGGCCTTCGCCCTCTACCGCGAACGCCTGGCGGCCTACCAGCGGGCCGATATCCGCCTCGACATCGGGGCGGACGAGCAGGTCGACGAGGTGGCGGCGCGACTCGCGCTGCGCCTGGGAAAGAGCCTGTCGTGCGCTACCTGA
- a CDS encoding metallophosphoesterase family protein: MRYLILSDMHGNSDALAAVLRRVRRKRFDAALVLGDLVGYGAAPNQVVDALRRLPWPAYFVRGNHDKVVAGLEDGANFNTAALAAARWTAEHLTPSNLRFVRELPRGPRLTDDGVAFCHGSPLDEDHYVFSALDALEIFVHFPGPQVVFFGHTHLPSQLVQSPIDLRATLLRGPSGMVTIEPGHRYLFNPGAVGQPRDRDPRASYMTYDSVARVVRWQRIDYAVERAQERILRARLPRNLAERLAVGV; this comes from the coding sequence GTGCGCTACCTGATCCTCTCGGACATGCACGGCAACAGCGACGCCCTCGCGGCGGTGCTGCGCCGTGTGCGAAGGAAGCGCTTCGATGCGGCGCTCGTGCTCGGCGATCTCGTCGGCTACGGCGCGGCACCCAACCAGGTGGTGGATGCCCTGCGTCGGCTGCCGTGGCCGGCCTATTTCGTGCGCGGCAACCACGACAAGGTGGTGGCCGGCCTCGAAGACGGAGCGAATTTCAACACCGCGGCGCTCGCCGCGGCGCGCTGGACCGCCGAACACCTGACGCCGTCGAATCTGCGCTTCGTGCGCGAGCTGCCGCGAGGCCCCAGGTTGACCGACGACGGTGTCGCCTTCTGCCACGGCTCGCCGCTCGACGAGGACCACTACGTCTTCTCGGCGCTCGATGCGCTCGAGATCTTCGTCCACTTCCCGGGTCCGCAGGTCGTCTTCTTCGGTCACACCCACCTGCCCTCGCAGCTGGTCCAGTCGCCGATCGACCTGCGGGCGACCCTGTTGCGCGGACCCTCGGGCATGGTGACGATCGAGCCGGGGCATCGCTACCTGTTCAACCCGGGAGCCGTCGGGCAGCCGCGCGATCGCGATCCGCGGGCCTCCTACATGACCTACGACAGCGTCGCGCGCGTGGTGCGTTGGCAGCGGATCGACTACGCCGTGGAGCGAGCCCAGGAGCGGATCCTCCGCGCCCGGTTGCCGCGCAACCTCGCCGAGCGCCTCGCCGTGGGCGTGTGA